A genomic region of Pseudomonas abietaniphila contains the following coding sequences:
- a CDS encoding GGDEF domain-containing protein, with product MNTLSADDRLQVVRDATAEYWKHIIPIVQIAFAIHVLLLGLFLIVDIPVMWITNALSIVVYIGCLFAIRRKRYQCAGFLISAEIIVHAAVATWVLGWDSNFHFYMFCIVPIIAFSFQSSPVRRACLSIAILAVAVLGFAFRHQVPGAMIGVKAQELFGIVNALTATALSLHATALTVRFNMAMQMKLFYSAHRDSLTNLYTRRRVLQRLRHLGSGRDKGSTSLVLIDIDHFKQINDQHGHDLGDLMLQRVAEVISGCVRVTDIAARWGGEEFLVLMPNTIFEEARQVAERLLLQIRAQTGLGDAATVHVTATLAVATMQPGETFRDTLSRADQMLYQGKQEGRDRLMLAS from the coding sequence ATGAACACCCTTTCCGCCGATGACCGTCTTCAGGTCGTTCGAGACGCCACCGCCGAGTACTGGAAGCACATCATCCCGATCGTGCAAATAGCCTTTGCCATTCATGTGTTGCTCCTCGGGCTGTTCCTGATTGTGGATATCCCCGTCATGTGGATCACCAATGCCTTGAGCATTGTGGTCTATATCGGCTGCCTGTTTGCCATACGGCGGAAACGGTATCAATGTGCTGGCTTTCTCATCAGTGCCGAAATCATCGTGCATGCAGCCGTTGCAACCTGGGTGCTGGGCTGGGACAGCAACTTTCACTTCTATATGTTCTGCATCGTTCCGATCATCGCCTTCAGCTTTCAGTCGTCTCCCGTGCGGCGCGCCTGCCTGAGCATTGCGATTCTGGCCGTAGCGGTACTCGGCTTTGCCTTCCGGCACCAAGTGCCCGGGGCGATGATCGGCGTCAAAGCGCAAGAGCTGTTCGGCATCGTCAATGCACTCACCGCCACGGCGCTGTCACTGCACGCCACTGCACTGACGGTGCGTTTCAACATGGCCATGCAAATGAAACTGTTTTATTCCGCTCACCGCGACAGCCTGACCAACCTGTACACCCGCCGCCGCGTGCTCCAGAGACTGCGCCACCTGGGTAGCGGCCGGGACAAGGGTTCGACATCGCTCGTGCTGATCGACATCGATCACTTCAAGCAGATCAACGACCAACATGGCCACGATCTGGGCGACTTGATGTTGCAACGTGTGGCGGAGGTGATTTCGGGCTGTGTTCGCGTGACCGACATCGCCGCTCGCTGGGGCGGCGAAGAGTTTCTGGTGCTCATGCCCAACACGATATTTGAAGAAGCCCGGCAGGTTGCCGAACGTTTGTTGCTGCAAATTCGCGCCCAGACGGGACTGGGTGACGCGGCAACGGTGCATGTCACGGCAACGCTGGCCGTTGCCACGATGCAGCCTGGCGAAACGTTTCGAGACACGCTCAGCCGCGCGGACCAGATGCTGTATCAAGGAAAGCAAGAGGGCCGTGATCGCTTGATGCTGGCGAGCTGA
- a CDS encoding FdhF/YdeP family oxidoreductase, whose protein sequence is MQLIHPVAQYRPYTSAAGGWGSAHSVMRILWREQSLFKTPAALFQQNKPKGFACVSCAWAKPGDPHALEFCENGAKATAWELTSLRTDPGFFDQHPVSELRDWDDYELEQHGRLTAPLRYDPETDRYRSTTWEDAFAAIGAGLKTLEPDEVVFYASGRASLETSFMYQLFARAYGTNNLPDSSNMCHESTSVGLQESIGVPVGTVTLADFEHTDCIFFFGQNVGSNSPRMLHPLQEARKRHVPIITFNPIRERGLERFVNPQSPRQMIGPDSTVISTQYHQVSIGGDTAAVMGIAKALLAMDRSAVQRGEKPVLDHDFIAEHTDGVEAFLADVERHPWAELERRSGLQRSAMEAAATVYARSERVMVIYGMGMTQHRHGVENVQMLVNLLLLRGNIGKPGAGICPVRGHSNVQGQRTVGITEDPSKVPKDKIESLFGFKVPERKGRATVDSCEGMLDGSVKGFISLGGNFIRAVPDTGRMEPAWAGLALNVQIATKLNRSHLLPGANAWLLPCLGRIERDVQDGVEQVYTTEDSTGCVHVWQGRAEPASDQLRSETAIIAGIAQATLDGSEGVPWDAWRGDAALIREAIASVYPEMFHDMETRMWEPGGFHRPLPAAQREWKTDPGKARFKVPHGLDEDDDVSPSQDAREVIQLMTLRSNDQFNTTIYGYDDRFRGVNGTRRVVFMNRNDVVRLGHAPGDWVTLRTAVEPDIRREVGPLQIIAYDIPDGCAAAYYPECNPLVPLWHHAKRSKVPAAKSVPVTLHAALPDPRAQARALPASDQVI, encoded by the coding sequence ATGCAGCTCATCCACCCTGTTGCGCAGTACCGGCCCTATACCTCGGCCGCTGGAGGTTGGGGCTCGGCTCATTCGGTGATGAGAATACTCTGGCGTGAGCAGTCATTGTTCAAAACCCCCGCCGCGCTGTTCCAGCAGAATAAACCCAAGGGCTTTGCCTGCGTCAGTTGTGCCTGGGCCAAACCGGGCGATCCCCATGCCCTGGAGTTCTGTGAAAACGGCGCCAAGGCCACGGCCTGGGAGCTGACCTCGCTGAGGACCGACCCCGGTTTTTTCGATCAACACCCCGTCAGTGAACTGAGGGACTGGGATGACTATGAGTTGGAACAGCATGGGCGTCTCACGGCGCCGTTGCGCTATGACCCCGAGACGGACCGTTATCGCTCGACCACCTGGGAAGACGCGTTTGCCGCCATCGGCGCAGGGCTGAAAACCCTGGAGCCTGACGAAGTCGTGTTTTATGCCTCCGGCCGGGCGTCGCTGGAAACGTCGTTCATGTATCAGCTATTTGCCCGGGCGTATGGCACCAACAACCTGCCGGACAGCTCGAACATGTGCCATGAAAGCACGTCCGTCGGGCTCCAGGAGAGCATCGGAGTGCCCGTGGGCACGGTGACGCTGGCCGACTTCGAGCACACCGACTGCATCTTTTTTTTCGGGCAAAACGTGGGCAGCAATAGCCCTCGCATGCTGCATCCCTTGCAGGAAGCGCGTAAACGTCATGTGCCGATCATCACGTTCAACCCCATTCGGGAGCGCGGGCTGGAACGGTTCGTCAATCCGCAGTCGCCTCGCCAGATGATCGGCCCCGACTCTACCGTCATCAGCACCCAATACCATCAGGTGTCGATCGGGGGTGACACCGCCGCCGTCATGGGCATTGCCAAGGCTTTGCTGGCGATGGATCGCTCAGCGGTACAGCGTGGCGAAAAACCGGTGCTCGATCATGATTTCATTGCCGAGCATACCGACGGTGTCGAGGCATTTCTGGCGGACGTCGAGCGTCATCCATGGGCGGAGCTGGAGCGTCGTTCAGGGCTCCAGCGAAGCGCGATGGAAGCGGCGGCCACGGTGTACGCGCGCAGCGAGCGGGTCATGGTGATCTACGGCATGGGCATGACCCAGCATCGCCATGGCGTCGAGAACGTGCAGATGCTCGTGAATCTGCTGCTGTTGCGCGGCAACATCGGCAAGCCCGGCGCTGGAATTTGCCCCGTTCGCGGGCATTCCAACGTACAGGGTCAGCGCACGGTAGGGATTACCGAAGATCCTTCCAAGGTGCCCAAGGACAAGATCGAATCGCTGTTCGGGTTCAAGGTGCCGGAGCGCAAGGGCAGGGCGACGGTCGACAGCTGCGAGGGCATGCTGGACGGTAGCGTGAAAGGCTTCATTTCCCTGGGCGGCAACTTTATCCGTGCGGTGCCGGACACCGGCCGGATGGAGCCCGCGTGGGCAGGCCTCGCGCTGAACGTACAGATCGCAACCAAGCTCAATCGCAGTCATCTGCTGCCCGGGGCAAACGCGTGGTTGCTGCCGTGCCTGGGCCGTATCGAGAGGGATGTTCAGGACGGTGTCGAGCAGGTCTACACCACCGAAGACAGCACCGGTTGTGTTCATGTCTGGCAAGGAAGGGCCGAGCCAGCCAGTGATCAACTGCGCTCCGAAACCGCCATCATCGCCGGCATTGCGCAGGCGACGCTCGATGGCAGCGAAGGGGTTCCGTGGGACGCATGGCGCGGTGACGCTGCGTTGATCCGTGAAGCCATCGCCAGCGTTTATCCCGAGATGTTCCATGACATGGAAACCCGCATGTGGGAGCCGGGCGGGTTCCACCGTCCACTGCCAGCCGCGCAGCGAGAGTGGAAGACCGACCCCGGCAAAGCCCGGTTCAAGGTGCCGCACGGCCTTGACGAGGACGATGACGTGTCTCCCAGTCAGGATGCGCGCGAGGTGATCCAGTTGATGACGCTACGCAGCAACGATCAGTTCAACACCACCATCTATGGGTATGACGATCGATTTCGGGGTGTAAACGGCACGCGTCGCGTGGTGTTCATGAACCGAAATGATGTCGTGCGCCTCGGTCATGCACCAGGCGACTGGGTCACGCTGCGCACGGCTGTCGAGCCTGACATCCGACGGGAAGTGGGGCCGCTGCAGATCATCGCCTACGACATTCCCGACGGTTGCGCGGCGGCCTACTACCCCGAGTGCAATCCGCTCGTTCCGTTATGGCATCACGCCAAGCGCAGCAAAGTGCCAGCGGCGAAATCGGTGCCGGTCACCCTGCATGCCGCACTGCCGGACCCGCGTGCGCAGGCGCGTGCGTTGCCCGCAAGCGATCAGGTGATCTAG
- a CDS encoding DUF72 domain-containing protein, translating into MSAGGVYVGCAGWSLSREHWPQFTEQGTHLERYASRLDAVEINSSFYRSHRPGTYARWASSVGSGFRFSVKVPKSITHENRLDNCAGLLDTFLSECLVLGDRLGCLLIQLPPSLTFDPVAAGDFFEILRARFSGYVVIEPRHESWVKAQALLIQLRIAQVAVDPSRIRNDSAPGGWPGIRYWRLHGSPQIYYSAYAQEWVEDKARQIASTLAEGIPTWCIFDNTARGAALGNALHLKTLIT; encoded by the coding sequence CTGAGCGCCGGTGGGGTGTACGTCGGTTGCGCGGGCTGGTCGCTGAGCCGTGAACACTGGCCGCAATTCACGGAGCAGGGCACACACCTCGAGCGCTACGCGTCGCGGCTTGATGCCGTGGAAATCAACAGCTCGTTTTATCGCTCTCATCGGCCGGGCACCTATGCCAGATGGGCGTCTTCTGTGGGCTCGGGCTTCCGTTTTTCAGTGAAAGTCCCCAAGTCAATCACCCATGAAAACCGGCTCGACAATTGCGCCGGCTTGCTCGACACCTTTCTCTCCGAATGCCTCGTTTTAGGGGATCGCCTGGGCTGCCTGCTTATACAGTTACCGCCGTCCCTGACGTTTGACCCGGTGGCTGCAGGCGACTTTTTTGAAATCCTCAGGGCGCGTTTTTCGGGGTATGTGGTCATTGAGCCGCGTCACGAGTCGTGGGTCAAGGCGCAGGCGTTATTGATCCAGCTGCGCATTGCCCAAGTGGCCGTTGACCCGTCCCGCATTCGAAATGACAGCGCGCCGGGCGGATGGCCTGGCATTCGTTACTGGCGACTGCACGGATCCCCGCAGATTTACTACAGTGCGTACGCGCAGGAGTGGGTCGAAGACAAAGCGCGGCAGATCGCTTCGACGTTGGCAGAGGGCATCCCGACCTGGTGTATTTTCGACAATACGGCCCGTGGCGCGGCATTGGGAAATGCATTGCACCTAAAGACGCTCATTACCTGA